The DNA segment GGTGGGACCGGAGGCGGAAAAGACCGCCACGGTGCGCCACGTCTCGCGCTTGTTCGTGACCGCCGGCGCGCTGCGCGTACCCTTCTTCACCGTGGTGCTGCGCAAGGGCTATGGCCTGGGCGCGCAAGCCATGGCGGGCGGCAGCTTCAGCGCGCCGTTCTTTACCGTAGCCTGGCCCAGCGGCGAGTTCGGCGCGATGGGCATCGAGGGCTCGATCCGGCTGGGCTTTCGCAAGGAACTCGAAGCGGTGGCCGACCCGGACGAGCGCGAAGCCTTGTTTGCGCGCATGATCGAGGGCGCCTACCAGCGTGGCCGAGCGCTTAATATGGCTAGCCACCTGGAAATCGACGCCGTCATCGACCCGGCCGACACACGCCACTGGCTGCTGCGCGGCCTGGCCTCGGCGCTCCCGGCGTCGGCCGCGGGCGATACGCCGGCGGCCGGATCGCGCCGTTTCATCGACACGTGGTGACAAGCAGAAGGAGAGGATCGATGTCCCATGACTTGAGGCACGCGCCACGCGCCGCCGCCCGGATCGCCGCGCTGGCGCGCGGCGTGTTCATGCGCAGTGTCGCCGTTGCCGCGCTCGCGCTGGTCGGCGGGCTGCCGCTACAGGCCCAGGAAAAAGCGCAGGAAAAAACGCAGGACAGCGCCGCCGCGCCCATCAAGGTGGCGTTCATCGACCAGTTGTCCGGGCCGCTGGCCAACGTGGGCCAGATCTTCCAGGCCAACCTGAAGTTCGCGCTCGACGACGCCAACGCCCAGGGCGGCGTGCTCGGGCGCAACTACGCGCTGGTGAGCTACGACAACAAGCTTTCTGCGCAGGAAAGCCTCATCGCGCTGCAAAGCGCGATCGACGCCGGCGTGCACGTGGTGTTCACCGGCGCATCTGGCTCGCCGGTGGTTACGGCGCTGGTGGAGGCCGTCAACCGGCACAACGAGCGCAACCCCGGGCAGCGCGTGCTGATCATGAACTACGCCTCGCTCGACCCCGACCTGACGGGCGCGCGCTGCAGCTTCTGGCACTTCGCCACCGAGGCGAACACGGCGATGAAAATGCGCGCGCTGGCCAATTTCGCGCGCGAGCAAAAGGGCATGCGCAAGGTCTACCTGCTCAACCAGGATTACACCCAGGGCCGCATCTGGGCAGCACTGGGCCGGCAGATGATCGCGGGAGCGCGACCCGACGTGCAGTTCGTCGGCGAGGCGCTGCACCCGCTGGCGCGAGTCAAGGACTTCGCGCCGTACATGAGCCGGATCAAGGAAAGCGGCGCCGATACCGTGGTCACGGGCAACTGGGGCCAGGACCTCAGCCTGCTGATCAAGGCAGGCGGCGAGGCCGGCTATGAACTGAACTACCTGAACCACAGTGGCGGCGGCGCGCCCGGCACCGTGCTGGCCGTGTCGCAGGCAAAGAACGCGCACCTGACCTGGGTGGCCGAGTACCTGCCCAACGGCGACGATCCAGTGCTGGCAGCGCTGGCGGCGCGGGTCAGGCAAACCCCGGCGGGCGAGTACTTCGCCCCGCGCGTGCTGATCGCCGTGCAAATACTCAGCGAGGCGATTCGCCGCGCCAGATCCGACGACCCGACCAGCATCGCGTTTGCGCTCGAGGGCATGCAGTACCGCTCGCCCGTTGGCGACGTGCTGATGCGCAAGAGCGATCACCAGTTGCTGCTGCCGCAGGTGGTCTCGACCGTCGCGCCGGTGGACGGCAAGACCGTCAAGGTTGGCGTGGAAGGCACGCAGTACGGCTTCCGCCTCGACAGCACGACGGCAGGGGGAGACCTGAATCTGCCGTCGGTCTGCCGGATGAAGCGCCCAACGGGCACCTAAACGGGCACCTAGTCAGTCCATCAAGGCTTGGCACCCGCCGCGGGCGCGGATGGCGTGTCGGGCGCGCCGCTGGCGCGTGCCGCGCCGATCGCGGCCCCTACCGCGGTCCCGCTCTCGCCGGCGGTCAGCGCATCGGCGCCGCTGGCCGGCGGCGCCAGCTGGCGCAGGCGGGCATCGCGTTCGGCGCGCGGCAGATCGCCGATGCGCCGGACCTCGGCATAGAACGCCGTCCAGTCGCCACCGTTTTGCGCAAGGAGCACCGTGAAAGCCGGCACCCATTGCTGGTAGGTTGCCACCGCGGCAAGCTGCGCATTGGTCAGCGGCCGCTCGAACCAGCGATCGTAGCCGCTGTAGCCGCCCCACTCTTCCTTGAGCTTCGCATAACGCGCACGCAGGCCGGCGAAGATTTCCGCCTTGCCCGCGCGCTTGGCATCGTCTGACAGGGGGGAGTGATAGAGCGCATCGAGCCGATCGCGCGTGTCGAGCAGCATCGCGCGAAATTGCTGGCGGCGCAGGTCGTACTGGCGGTAGCTGGCACGGGCATCGGGCGAGGCCGCCAGCGCCAGCCAGCGCTCCACCCCGGCCGTTTCCACTGCGGTGGCAAATGACTCGTTGAAGGTGGTGTCATTGCGCACATAGACCACCTGGTGCGCCAGTTCGTGGAAGATCAGCCGTGCCAGCTCGCCTTCGGGCTGATAGACAAAGGTATTGAGCAGCGGGTCGTCGAAATAGCCCAGCGTGGAATACGCCGGGATGCCGGCGACATACGGCTCCAGGCCCTCCTTGCGCAGACTCTGCGCATAGCCGTCGGCATCCGCCTGCGCGTAATAGCCGCGGTAGCTTATGCAGCCCACCACCAGGAAGCACCACTTGTGCAGTTCCATCGACAGCTCGGGGGTGGCGAACACGCTCCACACCACATACGACCGGTGCAGGTTGGCGTAGCGCCGGTAGCTGCCGTTGTCCGGCAGCTTCAGCTCATGCGAGGCGAAATCGCGGATGGTGCCGGCGAGAGCCAGGCGCTGAGCCAGCCGCGTATCCTTGGCTTGCTGCGCCGCGGCAATGGCGTCGGGCAATGGCCGGGAATCTGCCATCACCCCAAGGTGGCCGCCGATCGACTGCGCGTAGTAGCCGA comes from the Cupriavidus basilensis genome and includes:
- a CDS encoding branched-chain amino acid ABC transporter substrate-binding protein, whose translation is MSHDLRHAPRAAARIAALARGVFMRSVAVAALALVGGLPLQAQEKAQEKTQDSAAAPIKVAFIDQLSGPLANVGQIFQANLKFALDDANAQGGVLGRNYALVSYDNKLSAQESLIALQSAIDAGVHVVFTGASGSPVVTALVEAVNRHNERNPGQRVLIMNYASLDPDLTGARCSFWHFATEANTAMKMRALANFAREQKGMRKVYLLNQDYTQGRIWAALGRQMIAGARPDVQFVGEALHPLARVKDFAPYMSRIKESGADTVVTGNWGQDLSLLIKAGGEAGYELNYLNHSGGGAPGTVLAVSQAKNAHLTWVAEYLPNGDDPVLAALAARVRQTPAGEYFAPRVLIAVQILSEAIRRARSDDPTSIAFALEGMQYRSPVGDVLMRKSDHQLLLPQVVSTVAPVDGKTVKVGVEGTQYGFRLDSTTAGGDLNLPSVCRMKRPTGT
- a CDS encoding aminopeptidase, with protein sequence MNLRPARTLQALAALGLAALLSGCDTVGYYAQSIGGHLGVMADSRPLPDAIAAAQQAKDTRLAQRLALAGTIRDFASHELKLPDNGSYRRYANLHRSYVVWSVFATPELSMELHKWCFLVVGCISYRGYYAQADADGYAQSLRKEGLEPYVAGIPAYSTLGYFDDPLLNTFVYQPEGELARLIFHELAHQVVYVRNDTTFNESFATAVETAGVERWLALAASPDARASYRQYDLRRQQFRAMLLDTRDRLDALYHSPLSDDAKRAGKAEIFAGLRARYAKLKEEWGGYSGYDRWFERPLTNAQLAAVATYQQWVPAFTVLLAQNGGDWTAFYAEVRRIGDLPRAERDARLRQLAPPASGADALTAGESGTAVGAAIGAARASGAPDTPSAPAAGAKP